In Deltaproteobacteria bacterium, the DNA window TCGAGGCTTTTATCTGATCGAGCACGGGGTCTACGAACAAGCTCACCACGATACCTGCCTCTTTCAGCTCTCTGTTTGTCTCTTCGATGTGGCCCAGATTAGCGATAACGTCGAGGCCGCCCTCTGTGGTCACCTCCTCTCTTTTCTCGGGAACCAGCGTGCAGCAGTGTGGCCTCAACCTTCTCGCTATGCCGACCATCTCATCGGTTGCCGCCATCTCCAGGTTCAGCTTCGTCTTGATAAACTGTGCAAGAAGGGAAACATCCCGGTCGCTTATGTGCCGCCTATCCTCCCTCAGGTGAACGGTGATACCGTCGGCTCCTGCAAGCTCCGCGATCGCTGCGGCGTAAACGGGGTCTGGCTCCACGGTTTTCCTCGCCTCCCTTACCGTTGCGACATGATCTATGTTCACCCCCAGCTTTTTCATGACCGGTATCGTTTTATCTCCCGGGTGGCTTTTTCCGCTATGTGCCGGGCTATGTGGGATATGTCATTTTGATCTTCACCCTCGACCATGATTCTCAAGAGATGTTCCGTCCCGCTGTAGCGCACGTAAAGCCTTCCTCGTCCAATCAGGTTTTTTTCGTAATCACGAATGAGATTCGCCGTCTCCCTCAGCTGCCGGAGAGGTATTTTCCTGTCCACCTCGAGATTCAACA includes these proteins:
- a CDS encoding pyridoxine 5'-phosphate synthase, whose translation is MKKLGVNIDHVATVREARKTVEPDPVYAAAIAELAGADGITVHLREDRRHISDRDVSLLAQFIKTKLNLEMAATDEMVGIARRLRPHCCTLVPEKREEVTTEGGLDVIANLGHIEETNRELKEAGIVVSLFVDPVLDQIKASRDSGADYIEIHTGSYCEVFGTPGETRELSKIRESAFFAASMGLGVNAGHGINYKNIIPLLKIPQVEEFNIGHAIVSRAVFVGLYQAVREMVELLRGVP